In the Quercus lobata isolate SW786 chromosome 5, ValleyOak3.0 Primary Assembly, whole genome shotgun sequence genome, one interval contains:
- the LOC115990019 gene encoding uncharacterized protein LOC115990019, with the protein MRWHHENRSNDEVLRHPADAEAWKSFDRTHESFSSDPRNVSLGLATDGFNPFGNMSVSYSCWPVVVFPYNIPPWMCMKEPYLFMSLLIPGQKGPGNDIDVFLRPLIDELKELWEKGAETYDASMQENFQMRVALMWTINDFPAYTYTSGWSTQGNLACPCCGSETSHRRLKHGSKMCYMGHRRFLPPDHKWRSQKAQFDGKRERKGAPKRLFGDDVLNQLGTLPPITLGKAVKRKRLPGRGKCHNWKKHSIFFDLSYWRTLLLHHNLDVMHIEKNICDSVMGTVLDIDKKSKDSLNARLDLKMMGIRKELHPEDGKTTFPRACYTLSKDEKKAVFQWLQNLKVSNGYSANLSRCVNVGEQKIFGMKTHDCHVFMERLLPLVVRELLPKKVSDALIELSNFLKELRSKVLRLEDLEHMEHKIPIILCKLERIFPPAFFDVMVHLPIHLPWEAKVAGPVQYRWMYPIERYLCKLKGYVRNKAHPEGSIAEGYVADECLTFCSRRGRPYGKSVVRELNNTDYYAASLYVLQNCDEIEPLVQEHRNILVDLGVNVDEMPRHEFICSFKERITKLYNDGNEQVDEHVRSLAWVQINELHTTLVTMSMGLGFVQLDISNVEFYAYFAT; encoded by the exons ATGAGATGGCACCATGAGAATCGTTCTAATGATGAAGTACTAAGGCATCCCGCAGACGCTGAGGCTTGGAAATCATTTGATCGAACTCATGAGTCCTTTTCCTCAGATCCTCGCAATGTAAGTCTTGGGTTAGCTACCGATGGCTTTAATCCTTTTGGAAACATGAGTGTTAGCTATAGTTGTTGGCCTGTTGTCGTATTCCCTTACAACATTCCCCCGTGGATGTGTATGAAAGAGCCTTACCTATTCATGTCTCTACTTATTCCGGGCCAAAAGGGTCCTGGCAATGATATCGATGTATTTTTAAGGCCATTAATTGATGAGTTAAAAGAATTATGGGAAAAGGGTGCTGAAACCTATGATGCTTCAATGCAGGAAAACTTTCAAATGAGAGTTGCATTAATGTGGACTATCAATGACTTTCCTGCGTACACTTATACCTCAGGTTGGAGTACACAAGGGAATCTTGCATGCCCTTGCTGTGGTAGTGAGACTTCTCATCGTAGGTTAAAGCATGGGAGCAAAATGTGCTATATGGGTCATCGTCGATTTCTTCCTCCTGACCATAAATGGCGATCACAAAAAGCACAATTTGAtggtaagagagagagaaaaggggcACCAAAACGATTATTTGGTGATGATGTGCTGAATCAACTTGGTACTCTGCCACCAATAACACTAGGCAAGGCCGTTAAAAGGAAAAGGTTACCTGGGCGTGGAAAGTGCCACAATTGGAAGAAGCATagtattttctttgatttgtcGTATTGGAGAACATTGTTATTGCATCATAATTTGGATGTGATGCACattgagaaaaatatatgtGATAGTGTGATGGGGACAGTATTAGATATTgataagaaaagtaaagatTCCTTAAATGCTAGGCTCGATCTAAAAATGATGGGTATACGAAAGGAACTTCATCCTGAAGATGGGAAGACTACTTTTCCTCGTGCTTGTTATACACTCTCAAAAGATGAGAAAAAGGCTGTGTTTCAGTGGTTGCAAAATCTAAAGGTTTCGAATGGTTACTCTGCAAATTTGTCTCGGTGTGTGAATGTAGGAGAACAGAAGATTTTTGGTATGAAAACTCATGACTGTCATGTCTTCATGGAGAGATTACTCCCTCTTGTAGTGCGTGAATTATTACCTAAAAAGGTATCTGATGCTTTGATCGAGcttagcaattttttaaaagaattacgCTCTAAAGTTTTACGGTTGGAGGACTTGGAGCATATGGAGCACAAAATTCCTATAATTCTTTGTAAGCTAGAAAGAATTTTTCCACCTGCTTTCTTTGATGTAATGGTACACTTGCCAATTCATCTACCTTGGGAAGCTAAAGTTGCCGGTCCAGTGCAATATCGATGGATGTATCCGATTGAAAg GTATTTGTGTAAGCTCAAGGGTTATGTTCGTAACAAGGCACACCCAGAAGGGTCGATTGCAGAAGGGTATGTGGCAGATGAATGTCTAACATTTTGCTCACG GAGAGGCCGCCCTTATGGGAAGAGTGTAGTACGAGAGTTAAACAACACTGATTACTATGCAGCATCGCTTTATGTCCTACAAAATTGTGATGAGATCGAGCCCCTTGTTCA AGAACATAGGAACATCCTTGTAGACTTGGGTGTCAATGTTGACGAGATGCCTAGACATGAGTTCATTTGTTCGTTCAAAGAAAGG ATCACAAAACTTTATAATGATGGAAACGAGCAAGTTGACGAGCATGTGCGATCATTGGCTTGGGTCCAGATAAACGAGCTACACACTACCCTTGTTACAATGTCAATGGGTTTAGGTTTC GTACAACTCGACATTAGTAATGTCgagttctatgcatattttgccacttaa
- the LOC115990020 gene encoding uncharacterized protein LOC115990020 gives MAVDGLHIVIGNVWLGQRTKSSYAQRSDASVEVQRDKASPIDIHAEDIGQHDGEREAVDREAESLGPTVVQRTHLAATGITEVTAQNNEVFNEINHSVDFQAQLEEIDSELARYDNKGDPLHGHLAGREDVDLHGPELMGLQSSGGINGPIFIEKEAGLTGPAKGKATYKPRGLPRVDKGLLQRESILAKRSVRDFYEDEEAGVHGKKKKTEATDAETVEADWNLWVYFVLPSDDQGGGGLALLWKNDVTIWVDSFSKYHIDAIVNGGSENAWRLTGFYGEPETSRRHEGWAMLRMLSSKPKLHWCCIGDFNELLEVSDKNGGVPRSHTQMQSFRDALDSCGFVDLGFSGPEFTWHGRRRGERIWERLDRGVANYEWMARFPTGRVQHLNCYTSDHRPLLLSLDSNGKRQRWRRKPFRFESMWVSNPGCKVTVAEAWAGPRRGTPMLNATTKIKECKKRLKRWSKETFGNVKEQIKVVKEKLWVAEIESVQRGDQGTVDNLKAELHGLLEKEEKMWHQRSRVQWLQCGDQNTRFFHGAATCRKRQNFIKGLRDENGVWQSEEQSFSGLLTDFYEKLFKSSNPQNIDRVVDGVQKVVTNSMNADLAKPYSADEVERAIKDMAPLKAPGPDGMPPLFYQTYWSDVSMDITQAVLSCLNSGSILKSINHTFITLIPKVKNPEKVTEFRPISLCNVLYKIVSKAIANRLKPLLNSIISDTQSAFIADRLITDNVLIAFESLHHMKNNCTGKTGFMALKLDMSKAYDRVEWSFLEKVLLKLGFQESWVSLIMECITTVTYSILVNGEPKGLITPARGLRQGDPLSPYLFLFCAEGLNAIFQKAAVDGEIQGFSICRNGPKLTHLFFADDCLLFCRSSLEECEKIKELLTCYEEASGQMVNADKTTLFFSKNTDVHVQEAIKNSLGVPAIHHYEKYLGLPSFIGRNKKACFTQIKERIWAKMQGWKEKLLSQAGKEIMIKAVVQSIPTYSMSVFKLPVGLCKDIEAMIRKFWWGQGENRKLHWINWSTLCDSKSVGGLGFRDIQRFNNAMLAKQVWRLFHQRDTLLFQVFSAKYFPNGNIFDVPIHPKCSYAWKSILQAREVIQHGAVWRVGNGHLIDIWNHRWLFEHTPGLVMSPRPDVNLNKVSDLLLHNPKQWNTDLIDKVFYPWEANEIKRIYLSEDTVEDKLIWPLTPSGVYSVKSAYHMLSSAVLQPRASSSSSEGAKEVWTGIWQIRAPNRVRYFLWRAVKDSLPTKMNLCRRHVLGDALCPLCEEAQESTLHSLWYCEQAQVVWRSVRCFAALYEKHHGSFMDLFESVLKLNSSFNVAWFATIAWSLWKRRNNLRECQPTWPLLDVSRRACNLVEEFFEVQNRTRKPDIIPPPVKWKPPPEPVYKANFDAALFEQLGLAGLGVVLRDSGGHIIAALSEKIKLPQTVELAEALAARRAVLFATELSIFKVMVEGDCLRVIQALKEQGSCLTMFGHVVEETRRLGSCLELCSFHHVKREGNKLAHSLVHRAVLSADVDVWVEELPEDLDAVLQGDCAV, from the exons ATGGCTGTGGACGGCTTACACATAGTGATAGGGAATGTCTGGCTTGGACAAAGAACAAAGAGCTCTTACGCACAGAG GTCGGATGCTTCTGTGGAAGTGCAGAGGGACAAGGCGAGCCCCATTGATATTCATGCTGAGGACATTGGGCAGCACGACGGTGAAAGGGAGGCGGTTGACAGAGAGGCAGAGAGCTTGGGTCCTACGGTGGTGCAACGGACACATTTGGCAGCCACGGGAATTACGGAGGTAacggcccaaaataatgaagtttttaatgagattaatcATAGTGTAGATTTTCAGGCGCAGTTAGAGGAGATAGATAGTGAGCTGGCAAGATACGATAACAAGGGAGATCCGTTGCATGGGCATTTAGCTGGACGTGAGGATGTGGATTTGCATGGGCCTGAATTAATGGGCCTTCAAAGCTCAGGGGGAATAAATGGGCCAATATTTATTGAGAAGGAGGCTGGCCTCACAGGTCCAGCAAAAGGAAAGGCTACTTATAAACCTCGTGGGCTGCCTAGAGTTGATAAGGGGCTGCTCCAACGTGAATCTATTTTGGCCAAGAGGTCTGTACGTGATTTTTACGAGGATGAGGAAGCTGGTGTGCatgggaagaaaaagaaaacagaggcGACAGATGCAGAAACGGTGGAGGCTG ATTGGAATTTGTGGGTTTATTTTGTCTTACCAAGTGATGACCAAGGAGGAGGAGGACTAGCCTTATTATGGAAGAATGATGTGACTATATGGGTGGACAGCTTCTCGAAGTACCATATTGATGCCATTGTGAACGGTGGGTCGGAAAACGCGTGGAGGTTGACAGGCTTCTACGGGGAGCCTGAAACAAGTCGACGGCATGAAGGTTGGGCTATGCTTCGTATGCTCAGCTCAAAGCCAAAACTCCATTGGTGTTGTATTGGAGACTTCAATGAGCTTCTTGAGGTGAGTGATAAAAATGGTGGAGTGCCACGATCCCATACGCAAATGCAGTCATTCCGGGATGCTTTGGACAGTTGTGGCTTCGTGGACTTGGGTTTTTCAGGGCCGGAGTTCACTTGGCATGGGCGTAGGAGAGGAGAACGGATCTGGGAGAGGTTGGATCGTGGAGTTGCGAACTACGAATGGATGGCCAGGTTTCCCACCGGTAGAGTGCAGCATCTAAATTGTTACACGTCTGATCACAGACCGCTTTTGCTCTCTCTAGACTCAAATGGAAAACGACAGAGGTGGCGGAGAAAACCTTTTCGCTTTGAATCGATGTGGGTGTCAAATCCGGGTTGTAAAGTCACTGTTGCAGAGGCTTGGGCTGGTCCACGGAGAGGAACACCTATGTTAAATGCtactacaaaaataaaagaatgcaAAAAGCGACTGAAGAGATGGAGCAAAGAAACTTTTGGGAATGTAAAGGAACAAATAAAGGTGGTAAAGGAGAAGCTATGGGTGGCAGAGATTGAATCTGTACAACGTGGTGACCAAGGGACAGTTGACAATCTCAAGGCAGAATTGCATGGTTTGctggagaaagaagaaaaaatgtggCATCAACGTTCAAGGGTACAATGGCTTCAATGTGGTGACCAGAACACAAGGTTTTTTCATGGTGCAGCCACATGTAGGAAGagacaaaattttatcaaaggGCTCAGAGATGAAAATGGAGTTTGGCAAAGTGAGGAGCAAAGTTTTTCGGGTTTGCTTACAGATTTTTATGAAAAGCTTTTCAAGTCATCAAATCCTCAGAATATTGACCGAGTAGTGGATGGGGTACAAAAGGTGGTGACTAATTCCATGAATGCAGATTTGGCAAAACCATATTCCGCAGATGAGGTGGAAAGGGCGATAAAGGATATGGCACCTTTAAAAGCTCCAGGGCCAGATGGGATGCCACCATTGTTCTATCAAACCTACTGGTCAGATGTCAGTATGGATATTACTCAGGCTGTATTATCTTGTTTAAATTCTGGTTCTATTTTGAAATCTATAAACCACACTTTTATAACTTTAATTCCCAAAGTTAAAAATCCGGAAAAAGTGACTGAATTTAGACCGATTAGTTTGTGTAATGTGCTGTATAAGATTGTAAGCAAGGCGATTGCAAATCGCCTGAAGCCTTTGCTTAACTCTATTATTTCTGATACACAGAGTGCCTTTATAGCTGATCGGCTTATCACTGATAATGTTCTCATTGCCTTTGAGTCTCTGCATCATATGAAAAATAACTGTACAGGGAAGACAGGTTTTATGGCCCTCAAGTTagatatgagcaaagcatacGATAGGGTGGAGTGGTCATTCCTTGAGAAAGTATTATTGAAGTTGGGTTTTCAGGAGTCTTGGGTGAGTTTGATTATGGAGTGCATCACCACGGTAACTTATTCGATTTTGGTGAATGGGGAACCAAAAGGCTTGATAACCCCGGCAAGGGGTTTAAGGCAAGGGGACCCTCTCTCACCATATCTCTTTCTGTTCTGTGCGGAAGGCCTCAATGCTATTTTTCAGAAGGCAGCGGTGGATGGTGAAATACAAGGTTTTTCTATCTGCAGAAATGGGCCAAAATTaacccatttattttttgcagatgattgtCTATTGTTTTGTAGATCATCCTTGGAGGAGTGTGAGAAAATTAAGGAGTTATTGACATGCTATGAGGAAGCCTCGGGTCAAATGGTGAACGCAGATAAAACCACTTTGTTCTTTAGCAAAAATACCGATGTGCATGTACAAGaagcaataaaaaattcacTTGGTGTTCCTGCAATCCACCACTACGAGAAATATTTGGGCTTGCCATCTTTTATCGGAAGGAATAAGAAGGCTTGCTTTACACAAATCAAGGAACGGATTTGGGCCAAGATGCAAGGTTGGAAGGAGAAGTTGCTCTCACAAGCCGGGAAGGAGATCATGATAAAGGCCGTTGTCCAATCTATACCCACTTATTCTATGAGTGTTTTCAAGTTACCAGTGGGATTATGCAAGGATATTGAAGCTATGATACGtaagttttggtggggccaaGGTGAAAATAGAAAGCTACACTGGATTAATTGGAGTACTTTGTGTGACTCTAAGTCTGTGGGAGGTTTGGGTTTCCGGGATATTCAAAGATTTAATAATGCAATGTTGGCTAAGCAAGTTTGGCGTCTCTTCCATCAAAGAGACACTCTGTTGTTCCAAGTTTTTAGTGCTAAATATTTCCCTAATGGTAACATATTTGATGTTCCTATCCACCCCAAATGTTCCTAcgcttggaagagtattttgcAAGCACGAGAAGTTATCCAACATGGGGCGGTATGGCGAGTGGGGAATGGTCATTTGATCGATATTTGGAACCACAGGTGGCTGTTTGAACATACCCCTGGGCTGGTTATGTCTCCTAGGCCGGATGTCAACCTTAATAAGGTTAGTGACTTGCTACTGCATAATCCAAAACAGTGGAATACGGACCTCATAGATAAAGTGTTTTATCCTTGGGAAGCTAATGAGATCAAAAGGATTTATCTTAGTGAAGACACTGTTGAAGACAAACTCATCTGGCCCCTAACTCCAAGTGGTGTTTATTCAGTTAAAAGTGCGTATCACATGCTATCAAGTGCCGTTTTGCAACCCAGAGCTAGTTCTTCATCTTCAGAGGGCGCAAAAGAGGTGTGGACAGGTATTTGGCAAATTCGTGCACCAAATCGTGTTCGTTATTTCTTGTGGAGAGCTGTAAAGGATTCGCTTCCAACGAAGATGAATCTGTGCCGACGACATGTACTGGGAGATGCTCTCTGCCCTCTCTGTGAAGAAGCTCAGGAATCTACTCTCCATAGTCTGTGGTACTGTGAGCAAGCCCAAGTAGTATGGAGATCAGTAAGATGTTTTGCGGCACTATACGAGAAACATCACGGATCATTCATGGACCTGTTTGAGAGCGTGCTGAAgctaaattcaagtttcaacGTTGCATGGTTTGCAACTATTGCGTGGAGCCTCTGGAAACGACGAAACAATTTGAGGGAATGCCAGCCTACGTGGCCACTGCTGGATGTTAGTCGACGGGCGTGCAATCTGGTGGAGGAGTTTTTTGAAGTGCAAAACAGAACAAGGAAACCGGACATCATTCCTCCCCCAGTCAAGTGGAAACCACCTCCGGAGCCTGTTTACAAGGCAAATTTTGATGCGGCCCTGTTTGAGCAGTTGGGTCTAGCTGGGTTGGGTGTGGTGCTTCGGGATTCAGGTGGCCATATTATCGCAGCCTTAAGTGAGAAGATTAAACTTCCCCAAACGGTGGAGCTGGCGGAAGCCTTAGCAGCCAGGCGGGCGGTCCTCTTTGCAACTGAACTGAGCATTTTCAAGGTCATGGTTGAGGGAGATTGTTTGCGTGTTATTCAGGCCTTGAAGGAACAGGGCAGCTGCCTTACTATGTTTGGTCATGTGGTAGAGGAGACTCGCCGATTGGGTTCGTGTTTAGAGCTATGTAGTTTTCATCATGTAAAAAGGGAAGGTAATAAGTTAGCCCATTCCCTTGTCCATAGAGCAGTTTTATCTGCAGATGTGGATGTttgggtggaagaactacccGAGGACCTGGATGCTGTACTCCAGGGTGATTGTGCGGTGTAA